One genomic window of Bradyrhizobium sp. B124 includes the following:
- a CDS encoding Cj0069 family protein, giving the protein MDTEPHTSRRSKIAILWRGDAASRREATPQNSRFVRVFDALAAFGIDAFPVVYDEAVADLVRDQLLTADGVLVWVDPIHQGKTRAVLDPLLREVAAKGPWVSAHPEIILKMGVKDVLFRTRHLGWGADTHRYATVDAFRAEFPSRLRAAGPRVLKQNRGNGGQGVWKVEALPNADATVRVLHALRGSQPEQMPLDAFMARCEPYFGWGGCIIDQAFQPRLPEGMIRCYVSGSKVAGFGHQLIKALIPPPPEGPDSPQAQPGPRIMHGPDAAQFQTLRRLMEDEWIPGLMAALAIDAASLPVIWDADFLYGPRDAVGADTYVLCEINASSCFAIPDEAPAAIARTVMSRECGCMTHKPRHDTHRRPGEGRDP; this is encoded by the coding sequence ATGGACACCGAACCACACACGTCCCGTCGTTCCAAAATCGCCATCCTGTGGCGTGGCGATGCCGCGTCGCGCCGGGAGGCGACCCCACAAAACAGCCGTTTCGTTCGCGTCTTCGACGCGCTTGCCGCTTTCGGCATCGACGCTTTTCCCGTCGTCTATGACGAGGCCGTCGCCGATCTCGTCCGCGACCAATTGCTGACCGCGGACGGCGTTCTCGTCTGGGTCGATCCGATCCATCAGGGCAAGACCCGCGCTGTGCTCGATCCGCTGCTGCGCGAGGTCGCGGCGAAAGGACCGTGGGTCAGCGCGCATCCCGAAATCATCCTCAAGATGGGCGTCAAGGACGTGCTCTTCCGGACACGTCATCTGGGCTGGGGCGCCGACACGCATCGCTACGCCACTGTGGACGCCTTCCGTGCCGAATTCCCGTCGCGCCTTCGCGCGGCCGGGCCGCGCGTGCTCAAGCAGAACCGCGGCAATGGCGGGCAGGGCGTCTGGAAGGTGGAGGCGTTGCCGAATGCGGACGCGACCGTCCGCGTGCTGCACGCGCTGCGCGGCAGCCAGCCCGAGCAGATGCCGCTGGACGCTTTCATGGCGCGCTGCGAGCCGTATTTCGGTTGGGGCGGCTGCATCATCGATCAGGCATTCCAGCCGCGGCTGCCCGAGGGCATGATCCGTTGCTATGTGAGCGGATCGAAGGTCGCGGGCTTCGGACACCAGCTGATCAAGGCCCTGATCCCGCCGCCGCCGGAAGGCCCGGATTCACCGCAAGCTCAACCCGGACCGCGCATCATGCACGGTCCTGATGCCGCTCAATTCCAGACGCTGCGGCGGCTGATGGAAGACGAATGGATTCCGGGGTTGATGGCAGCGCTGGCGATCGATGCAGCGTCGCTGCCGGTGATCTGGGATGCGGACTTCCTCTACGGTCCGCGCGATGCTGTTGGCGCCGACACCTATGTGCTCTGCGAGATCAATGCGAGCTCGTGCTTTGCGATACCGGATGAGGCGCCGGCGGCGATTGCACGGACGGTCATGTCGCGAGAATGCGGTTGTATGACTCACAAGCCGCGCCACGACACTCACCGTCGTCCCGGCGAAGGCCGGGACCCATAA
- the maiA gene encoding maleylacetoacetate isomerase gives MQFFSFWRSLASFRVRIALNLKGVPAEVVFVDIDADAHRADAYRKINPQMALPALVTEDGTVLFQSLAIIDYLDETYPSPPLLPSDALGRARVRGLALIVACEGHPLLTPRVRRYLDRELDLRDSQQNAWRRHWTVETLAALEGHLAGHKATGQFCHGDAPTLADICLVGHVTAAINQQISLSPWPTVKRIHDTAMALPAFAKAHPSAQPDTPEAMRAKAM, from the coding sequence ATGCAGTTCTTCTCCTTCTGGCGATCGCTGGCGAGCTTTCGGGTGCGGATCGCGCTCAATCTGAAGGGCGTGCCGGCGGAGGTCGTGTTCGTCGACATCGATGCGGACGCGCATCGCGCCGATGCCTATCGCAAGATCAATCCGCAGATGGCGCTGCCGGCGCTGGTGACCGAGGATGGCACGGTGCTGTTCCAGTCGCTCGCGATCATCGACTATCTCGACGAGACCTATCCGAGCCCGCCGCTGCTGCCGTCCGATGCGCTCGGCCGCGCCCGGGTGCGCGGGCTTGCGCTGATCGTCGCCTGCGAGGGCCATCCGCTGCTGACGCCACGGGTGCGCCGCTATCTCGACCGCGAGCTCGATCTGCGCGACAGCCAGCAGAACGCGTGGCGGCGGCACTGGACGGTCGAGACGCTGGCGGCGCTCGAGGGCCACCTCGCCGGCCACAAGGCAACGGGCCAGTTCTGTCACGGCGATGCGCCGACCCTCGCCGATATCTGCCTGGTCGGCCATGTCACCGCGGCGATCAACCAGCAGATCAGCCTGTCGCCCTGGCCGACCGTGAAGCGCATCCACGACACCGCGATGGCGCTGCCGGCGTTCGCCAAGGCGCATCCCTCCGCGCAGCCGGATACGCCCGAGGCGATGCGGGCGAAGGCAATGTAG